The following coding sequences lie in one Arachis stenosperma cultivar V10309 chromosome 5, arast.V10309.gnm1.PFL2, whole genome shotgun sequence genomic window:
- the LOC130980551 gene encoding uncharacterized protein LOC130980551 has product MKYLFEEYEKEQHEESKLLSIIEEETDEIENISALIGQYAVNYLCKKPCRTSEQTGYLWVQEILCGHDIRCYEMFRMEKHVFFKFCDELVEQGLKSTRQMGVQEMVAMFLNTVGHGVGNRMIQERFQHSGETVSRHFHEVLVACLRLSIKYIKPSDPKFQNVHSKIKNDQRYWPFFKNAIGAIDGTHIPCVVSPSDQPKFIGRKGYPTQNIMAVCDWDMCFIFALPGWEGTAHDARVFDNAITTPTMNFPHPPPGKYYLVDAGYPTPKGYIGPYKCERYHLADFRRSSGFTNHNEIVCATMAIHNFIRRHSETDTEFNQYEHANILDGEDNSYVGENSDQTLTISSSAEMDRVRDSIRDQIVNHMQ; this is encoded by the exons ATGAAGTATTTATTTGAAGAGTATGAAAAGGAACAACATGAAGAATCAAAATTACTTTCCATTATAGAAGAAGAAACAGatgaaattgaaaatatttcTGCATTAATTGGTCAATATGCAGTCAATTATCTGTGCAAAAAACCATGCAGAACTAGTGAACAAACAGGTTATTTATGGGTGCAAGAAATTTTATGTGGCCATGACATTCGTTGTTATGAAATGTTTCGGATggaaaaacatgttttttttaaattttgtgatgAACTAGTTGAACAAGGATTAAAATCTACAAGACAAATGGGAGTTCAGGAAATGGTTGCAATGTTCTTAAATACGGTTGGTCATGGAGTGGGTAATAGGATGATACAAGAAAGGTTTCAACATTCTGGAGAGACAGTAAGTAGACATTTTCATGAGGTATTGGTTGCTTGCTTGAGATTATCTATTAAATATATTAAGCCATCGGATCCTAAGTTTCAGAATGTTCatagcaaaataaaaaatgaccAACGATATTggccattttttaaaaatgctATAGGAGCAATTGATGGTACTCATATCCCATGTGTGGTTAGCCCAAGTGATCAACCCAAATTTATTGGAAGAAAAGGATATCCAACACAAAATATAATGGCTGTATGTGATTGGGACATGTGCTTCATTTTTGCTTTACCTGGATGGGAAGGCACTGCGCATGATGCTCGTGTATTTGATAATGCTATTACAACTCCTACCATGAATTTTCCGCACCCTCCTCCAG GTAAATATTATTTGGTAGATGCCGGTTATCCAACACCGAAAGGATATATTGGTCCATATAAATGTGAGCGCTATCATCTTGCAGATTTTAGGCGTTCTTCTGGATTCACAAATCATAATGaa ATAGTGTGTGCAACAATGgctattcataattttattagaaGACATTCTGAAACAGATACTGAGTTTAATCAATATGAACATGCAAACATTCTTGATGGAGAAGATAATAGTTATGTTGGTGAAAACTCAGATCAAACTCTAACCATTAGCTCTTCTGCAGAAATGGACCGTGTTCGAGATTCGATTAGGGATCAAATTGTTAATCACATGCAGTAG